Genomic window (Primulina eburnea isolate SZY01 chromosome 8, ASM2296580v1, whole genome shotgun sequence):
tcaatatagtcaaatcattatcaACCTCTCCTAAATCctaatattcgaattcttagacacgtccaattccaaacgtaaccaacatcCAATTTAATCtggtcttttttttttaaacagtaAATCCTTAAATCACAAAAGCAGTTAAACATATACCGTAGATCGTCATAAAGCGTATATAATGTTAACATGCAGGTGATAagagtaaatcatttaaaacatttaaatcataaaagcttacagacttgaggcttgaaaacTGAGTggcagaagctggcggtggcacaatCCTATACAGGAACCTCGCTCTGATACTAACTGAAACATCTACTCatttaaaagtgcggaaatattttttttaaagctctcattttgaaaataaacatttaaatagattgcatgcatacaATCCTACATAGAAATCATCATTTAAGAATTTCCATAAGCAATTACCAATAAAATCTAGCGGAGTAATAATGAGTAAAATCCTAACATCCAACAATAAAATAAACAGCGTAAAAATTCTCATATCCTCTCCAAAACATAGAATCATAAATGTGCGGAAAAATCgtaggtcctcgggtcgtgtcaccgcaccaggtctgcctactcaaAGTTTggcacctccagtcccctcatcatttagctcacctgcatcacacacgcctagtgagtctaaagactcaacacacctgcactgttaatagcaaatacatatacatagcacacagcagtgaaaaataccatactcaacctatctttcatgaactttaaaacgTAACATAAATGTGCCGTGTAAATcatgacgtgtcaaaacagctcatcgttaatCATTATTCATCGTTTATCATTTATCGTTCAccattcatcattcatcatttaacatttgtgaattcagttcattagaggtgactatcgtacatcatcatcatttacgatggatccatcatacataaaACCGCAGTACCGggcggctgtcggacatcagtgacaggattACCTATCCACtatgcctaggcctcatcatcatcatcatcatttacatatacatcttaaatatttacatatacatcgatagccacaactaattcccatcattcaaaacatcatcatttacatCACTGATAAAAATCGTGCACCAAtgcaatttttctttaaattcaagcatgcaacgtatattttcataaaatcttaaaatcgtgAATCATGAtgcatgaatatttaaaatatcataaatttgtgcttAGGGTGCTGCCATaaccaaaatctcacctcgggtgcaaaatgaccattttgcccctagaaacccaaaaattatcgttttaacCCTGAatctctaaaattgacccgaaacttaccaaactccttaaaatatcccaaaacattttttttaaagcattcctagacataaactcgagccaaaatcagaacttaaccgattcgttttaaaacttgggcCGGATCCTCGGTTTTAACTCGAATCAACACGAAACTCAACCGAATTTTTCTCACACTCGTTTCCACTCTTAAAGCACCCATTACAGCCCTTAAATACTTCACATTAAACTCCTAATCCTCGGCCAAACTCACTATCCCCTCAATAATTGGCCACCCCACTTGCACCATTATTTCTCCAACACATGGCTCCATCCATTCATTCCTTCGGTCCACCCTTCTACCACCAAATTTCATCCTTTATGACTCACCAAGGACCTCCATTAACCTCATAAACCAAGCTTAACCGATGCATTTTGCTGCTGCACGAAGCCAATTACAGAAAAGAATTAAACCTCCCCTACACACTCGATCGTGCTACCCTCCCAATGATCGAGCTCCTCCCTCAACCACGCACCCATGGTTCACTCCTAGCATCTTACTAGACTCATACTGGACGTAAAAGGATCACGGTTACAGCCTCACGCAGCCTAGAATCTACCAACAGCCGCAAGTCTCCAAGGAAGCACTACCCACGGCGGTTTTCTACTATACCCGATCGGTTGGCTTTGTGGGCAGTTCCAGCAATGTTTGAGCCGTCCTAAGCAatgtctcagacccaccagggtctgttCTAGGCATTGGATCGACCCTTGCATTGCCAGCCCCTCCACTTTGTTCGAACCATCTCCAACAATGACACCATCATCCCCAAACCCATCGGCCTATGCACACAATGAGCCTTACTCGACCAAGGCTAGCCACCAACCCTTAAGCCCTTCAATTCTAGATGTTTCAGACTCCCTTGCAACCAAAACCCCGCAGCCCCTTgtggtgtgctgtcgttgactcaccaaattaattcctgccctttgaaataaaaaaacgagtgtaatggtgagtagggtcgaatccacagggaacaatagatttatttcttttgataataaaaataaaaaggggggatttgttttgataattactaaataaaataatctaaacTAAAATTACCAAGCAAGAAAGAATGTTGAATCTAGAATTGAAAATTAATCAACGATAATAAATTGAAGAATTTAATACGAGAAAAATACTGATTCAAGGGGAGTCCACTATTAATTATCTCACTGTTCATCGGTTAACCAATCATTTATTCATGTTATTCCAAacaattaaccttagaattatagggatagccgctaaaatccTTGCGCTTTCCtaatttaattgaccaaacccagcatccagtcaaaacttatcaataattaactgggcactatagcgttccatattaattaaaaatagcattaTCATTTTgagaaaacagttaatcctaaatctaacaaccgagatagctgcaattgaaaGATCTAGTTCTgtcgatttatttaaattacacatgtTATGATAGACAACACATCTAACCTATTGCTACTCAcgtaccaatcgttcatgacaattacggatcactgaattcatggttaacattagaaaatcatacatcaaaataaattgtcagattaattgaCGTATAACATTcgtataattaaatcataaatcaacgaaTACTTAGgcaaacaaaaacaataaattaaagTGCAAAAAACCTCACAGTAATAAAATTAAACAGTAGACTATCCCTTGAATCAGACTAATAAAATTAGCCGCGCATAGTTTGATCTACAATCTccatgaaatttaaataaagaaaaataaacaaaagtATGAAAACTAAATTCAAAGGAAAATTGACACCACCAAAAATCCTTTTGCCTTCCACGTGAGTTGTTAGTGTTTGGATGGTTGGAGGAAGAATTCTAAGACTGCGCCCCTTGTACTCTACGTGGAGTGGAGGTTTTTATTGGTTGGGTCTAAAAAATAAACTAAAAGCCCACTAACTCCAAATTAACCCTAATTAATTCCTAAAATAtcaaataatagataatattttatctagATTTTCCCTCCTTGCAATTTTTGGCAGCTGAAGTATCGTCAttaggcgtggccacgccttattccAGGACCTCTTCTGGTTTGGTCATTCTCTTTCAAACTCATTTTGGAAACTTCAAATGTTATAAACATCACCTTTTCAGctcaaatttgctccaagacCGTAAAAGATCCTCCTACAattaaattacacaaaaatatatcaaataaaCATATCGGAGGTTGAAATAacgggaaatatgaaaataaaaatactaactATTACGAGCCTATCAAAATCTCCCACACCTAAACGATGCTTGTCCTCAAGCATAAAATAGATCAACTCATTATCTCAATTTTTCGTCATCCTTCCGCTTCCTCTACTTatccaaaacatttttttcatgcaacaagacattttaatttcagagcatCTCACAAAATAACATCATGAACAATTACTGCAATCAGAATATGTAGAAATTAAAATGCATGGGATTTAACAACTCCTCACAAGATTCGCTCATTCCGCTCATTAGTGTCTAGGATATATATCAACAAACTTTCACGTCAAATGAATTGAAAAGTTTTACCATAGGCTTGAAAATATATCACATCCTTCCActaaatgaatgaattaaaatacacaaacaAAAAGGGCTATAAATGGGTTGTAATGTGGCTAGGGGTAAGGTAGGATAAAAGGAAACAATGAGCTATGGAATTGGAGAAATCATatgcatttttcacaaaaacaaTTGCATCCAAATAATAACATCTTCAACCTCGTAATAACATCAAgagcgaaatttttttttcttcgttGTTCTTATTTTCCTTCTCACTCCCCTTTTTTttcattataaatatttttttcttttttccttttttttttcataaggaGTTTTTTTTTCCGAGACAACGATTTCGAGCATTAATCATTCGATCTCAACAATTTGCACTTTCTTGGCTCAAAGCGATGCTAAATGCGAAAATTTTACATGATTCTCCAATTCAAGGTTCAAAAAAGGGGGATAACCAACAAAAAGGATTTATCACGGCTTGTAATGTggttattttttattcaaagaaaaagGCTAAGGCTCAAACTTGGTTCACTAGGGGTCTATGAATCAGGGTAGGCTCAAAGAACGGCTTAGATGATGCGAAAGAAAATGGTTTAAACCTAATGCCCTTATCATTTTGTCTATGCACCTAATCCACCATAAACTTTTGACAAAGACATGTATAACAATGCAAGttctagaaaaattaacaatgcaATGACAACACACGATCAAGAAGAAATTGGAGCATGATATCATGATTGCTCATAGGCTCAAAGCTCACCAAAGAAAAAATATAGCAATTTTGTTAAATCCCACACACTTGTCCTCTCTAACTATCATCAAGAGCAACTTATTCATAATGCAAAAATGAGAATGCAAAAACAATTTGCACGCAaagaaaaaatcattttttttatttattcgcATCGGAGGCAATCAAGATTCAGAAAAAAGAGATAACAAATGAACTAGATGCTAGGAACTAACAACGtcactatttttttttacttttatgcaaaaaatgagaagaaaaaagaaattaaaacgAGAAATAAGGCAATATACCCTCCCACACCTAAATGTGGCAATGTCCTCAATGACACAAAATTAGATGCACAACATAGACAGTAAAAGCAAGCAAAGGAAGTTAGAGAACTCCCCTGAAAATTGTTGGGCATCATAGAGCAAGGTGTCCTATTGTTGTGGTGGACGCTGCTGTGAGAGagagaaagaaaaaaattaggttaattttttttttattaaatttttttttaacagtAGATGCGTTtcaacaaggcgtggccacgccttgttcGAAGACCTTTGTTgtaaacaaaaatttttttatttatttttttttataaatcaggagaggtgtttcaacaaggcgtggccacgccttgtgcgAAGACCTCTGctgtaaaatttttttaaaacaaataatagTAGATGTGTTTCAACAAGGCGTGCCCACGCCATGTGCCAATACCTCTACtggaacaaaataaaaaatatcaagaactaaaatttgggttgcctcccaaaagCGCAATTTTTTTAAGTCGTTATGCTCGACATTCATTCTTTCTTGTTGCTCATGGTGGTTCATAAATGGTCAATTTGTCCACTTTATTCCGCTTGAATTTTTTCATAGCAAATTTCAACAAATGCTTGTGTTCTTTGAATTTCTTGGAAATCTCTATCCCTTGGATATTTCCTCCCTTTTTTATGAGTACATGCTTGGGTCGATCTGGAGGAAGTTTTTGCGTAATTTTAGATATCTTTGAAGCAGAGAGAGAAAATATAGTATTAGAATTTTCAACATGTCTTTCAATAATCTCATCTAAATCATTCTTATCcacaaattttgaattttcttgtgacaagtGATTAGCGATATAAAGAGTATTAATAGTGATTTCACTAAGAGGATGTTTCATGGTATCATAAATATTAAACTTTGCAATCTCACCATCAAATTCCATAGTAATGGTACCACTATTAACATTTATGACAGATTTTGAAGTTTTCAAAAATGGTCTTCCTAGCAAAATTTGACTGTTTAAATCATCATTTTCCATGTCAAGCACATAAAAGTCAGCAGGAAAAACCAAATTTTCAACTTTCACAAGAACATCTTCAATTACACCTCTAGGATAAACAGTGGACCTATCAGCCAATTGAATCACAATGCCGGTTTCAGTCAgaggtccaagttccaaataATTATAAACAGAATAAGGCATGACATTGATAGAAGCACCTAAATCCAACATAGCCTTTTCAAGTCTAATATCGCCAATAGTACAAGGGATAGAAAACATACCTGGATCACTGCATTTGATAGGAATAGTTTTTTGAATAACAACAGAAACATGTTCTCCTATCTTTTCCTTTTTACACCCCTTCAACTTATGTCTCTTTTTTGTAGTACAcaattcttttaaaattttagcacAACGAGGTACTGGTTTAATAACATCTAATGAAGGAATATTTACCTTGCCTCTACAAAGAGTGTCATTCAACTCCTTAATACTTTCACATTTCCTGTTCAATGCAAGAGGGAATGGGGGAATAGGTTTATACTCAATTAGAGGAGAAAACTTACCTTTCGGAGCATCATCttgattgattattttatccTCAACCTTTATCTCATTCTCTTCCTTATGCTTGATTGATGCTTGTACCCCAATTTCTTGAGCATCCAATTCTTTACGATTTCTCAAAGTAATTGCACTCACATTCTCTCTTGGAATCACCACTGTCTGAGAAGGTATATTACCTAAATTTTTTGCTTCCAACTTGTGAATTGAGGTCGCCAACTGTTCCACTTGAGTGCTCAAATTCTGAATGCTAGCCCTCGTTTCCTGTTGAAATTTTTGAGTGTTCTCAGCTAAGGCCTTCACAATTTCATCTAGGGACATACTTGAGTTAGAGGCTTGCGCAGGTGATGGATATTTGTGAAAAATTTGTTGTGGATATCCTTGTTGACCTCCTTGATTCCTGTAGCTGAAATTTGGGTGATCTTTCCATCCTGGATTGTAGCTATTAGAATACGGATCATACCGGTGTTGAGGTTGTCCAGGAAATCCACCGATTGCATTAACCTGCTGCGTTGGATCTTCCTGTAATGTAGGGCACGTGTCCGTCGAATGTCCAACCAACGCACATGTGCCACAAGCTTTGGCCTGTTGTACCTGCCCTACAACCAAATTTTCCAAAAGAGATGTCAAAGAATCTAACTTTGGATCGATAGGAGTAACACTTACCTCATTGACTTGTCGTGGAGGGTTATCTTGTCTAGTTCCAAACTGTTGTGCATTGGCGGCCATGTTGGAGATTAGAGCTCGTGCATCTTGAGGCGTTTTATTTACCAATGCACCTCCACTTGCAGCATCAATCATGTTCCTATCAAAAAGTGAGAGACCCTCGTAGAAATATTGGACTAGGAGCTATTCTGGAATCTGATGTTGAGGGCAACTGGCGCATAACTGCTTAAATCTCTCCCAATATTCATATAATGTCTCTCTTTGTAACTGTCTAATCCCACAAATGTCCTTCCTGATGTTGGCTGCTCGCGAAGCTGGGAAGAACTTctccaaaaattgttgtttcataTTGTCCCAAGTTGTTATGGATCCAGAAGGTAAATAGTAGAGACAATCCTTAGCCTTGTCGGCTAGAGAGAATGGAAAAGCTCGCAGTGAAATTTGTTCCTCTGTGATCCCTTGAGGTTTCATGGCTGTGCAAAcaatatgaaactctttcagatGTTTATGGGGATCTTCAcctgcaagaccatgaaaagtAGGCAATAAATGAATCAAGCCAGATTTTAATTCAAAAGTAGCATCAGTAGTAGGGAATTGAATTCATAatggttgttgaataacattaGGGTTAGCTAACTCCCTGAGTGTTCTTTGAGCTTGTCCTGCCATTTCTTCTTGGTCACTTTCACTTCtttcaatctcaagatcaaTGTCAGATTCTTTTTCTGTATCGTCTGAGTCCAATGATACGTCCAAATAaggagatgatgatgatggttgCTTTTCACTTCTTAATCTTGCTTCTTTTCTCAATCTCTTAGCTGTCTTCTCGATTTCTGGATTGTATTCGACTTCACCTGTACGAGAAGAACGAGgcataaaaaatagaaaataatcaAAAGAAATTAACCTTACAccgttccccggcaacggcgccaaaatttggtgtgctgtcgttgaccaccaaattaattcctaccctttgaaataaaaaaaaagagtgtaatggtgagtagggtcgaatccacGGGGAACAgtagatttatttcttttgataataaaaataataaggggggatttgttttgataattactaaataaaataatctaaacTAAAATTACCCAGCAAGAAAGAATGTTGAATCTAGAATTGAAAATTAATCAACGATAATAAATTGAAGAATTTAATACGAGAAAAATACTGATTCAAGGGGAGTCCactatttaattatctcactGTTCATCAGTTAACCAATCATTTATTCATGTTATTCCAAacaattaaccttagaattatagggatagccgctaaaatccTTGCGCTTTCCtaatttaattgaccaaacccagcatccagtcaaaacttatcaataattaactgggcacgatagtgttccatattaattaaaaatagcattaTCGTTTTgagaaaacagttaatcctaaatctaacaaccgagatagctgcaattgaaaGATCTAGTTCCgtcgatttatttaaattacacatgttatgatagcacaacacatctAACCTATTGCTACTCAcgtaccaatcgttcatgacaattacggatcactgaattcatggttagcattagaaaatcatacatcaaaataaattttcagATTAATTGACGTATAACATtcttataattaaatcataaatcaacgaaTACTTAGgcaaacaaaaacaataaattaaagTGCAAAAAACCTCACAGTAATAAAATTAAACAGTAGACTATCCCTTGAATCAGACTAATAAAATTAGCCGCGCATAGTTTGATCTACAATCTCCATGAAagttaaataaagaaaaataaacaaaagtATGAAAACTAAATTCAAAGGAAAATTGACACCACCAAAAATCCTTTTGCCTTCCGCGTGAGTTGTTAGTGATTGGATGGTTGGAGGAAGAATTCTAAGGCTGATCCCCTTGTACTCTACGTGGAGTGGAGGTTTTTATTGGTTGGGTCTAAAAAATAAACTAAAAGCCCACTAACTCCAAATTAACCCTAATTAATTCCTAAAATAtcaaataatagataatattttatctagATTTTCCCTCCTTGCAATTTTTGGCAGCTGAAGTATCGTCATAaagcgtggccacgccttattccAGGACCTCTTCTGGTTTGGTCATTCTCTTTCAAACTCATTttggaaacttcaaatgtgataaacatcACCTTTTTAGCTCAAATCTGCTCCAAGACCGTAAAAGATCCTCCTACAattaaattacacaaaaataTATCAAACAAACATATCGGAGGTTGAAATAacgggaaatatgaaaataaaaatactaactATTACGAGCCTATCACCTTGCACGGTACATGAAAAACGTGAGCGTTATGAAAGGAATACATCATTTCATGCCAAACCTTATGCACCAATGAAGATACTATGGAGATCGGTAGATtcacatgcataaacataaatttGACATAAATATGGCGTGAATGATACATAAAAGAGAATACATGCGCGCCTTGATGATATTGCGCGAGAAGATCGAAGAACGAGCGTCGGGAAGTTGCCGGGGAATTTATTTTGCAAGAACAAAGAGATGGCCGATGCTACCTTGGAGTGTGGGTGCCGAAACCGAGAGTATGAAGAGTGAAAGGGGAGGTGTCGGCTGATAGGTGTTTTAGGATTAGGTTAAGAGGGTGATTAAGGGTTATTTAAATagtaatttagtaaataatgggccctaaattgccaattaaaagtttaaaaatagttttaagcccaataagcttaaaaatagacccattaaatccaaactcaCTCGCGAAAAATATTTCTAgttggaaagtttttgaaaatattagccgaaccattaaaaagtctcccgattcgataaaatttgcgtatcgTAAAAAAATAAAGTCATGCGGGTAAAATACCCAGTAAAATCCCATTATTTGAAAATTCCACTTAAAAcatcatatattaatttataaaaattaatcatgtattaaaataattttcctgaaaattttccgatctccgatcctcgtccgaacgtgaaatgcacctagaaaccctaatgcgtgaacttttaaaatttcatgaattaaatcctatcatgcatgaattatgcataaaatgcataaaaataattaagcacatatttaaaaataaaaattctagaTTGCATGAACTTtacataaatcatgaattaaacacaaattcatggaataaacatgcatttaatgctttaaaacaatttgataaaataacaaagaaatttaataatttgcatgcatgtggttcacgtggactttccgattttcgggacgttacatttAGTCTATCTCTTAGTTTGAGAGTTCGGAGGGAAGAATATAATATGATGAGGTTGGAAATCTGAAAAAACGTGGAGAGTAGAGTGAGGGTATTTCTGGGAATTTCAAAAACAGACCAAGACACCAATTAGTTACTCTAAGATGCTTAgctttaataaatagtaaaatataatataccgACGTTGTTACTTTGAATTTTTATAATCATTTATGAAATGCTTTTGTTGTGATCGTTTGGGTTAACAACTGATTAAGTTATTATTGATCTAAATCAGCATGTGAAAGTGCAAAAATAGCTTGAACTGATTCTACGTATATTTTGTCAAAAGATTAATATAGATCAAAAGTGTGTCTGTGTAAGAACTGATtgtgtaaaaataaataaataaatgttttaaaagttCGACGACCAAATTTTCTACGTCTCTCATTCTCTCCAAAAGTAGGTGTAATCCATATGTTGTTGAGTTGTTCTTTCCCTCTCTTTTTGTTTGAATTCCGTGGACGGTTTTCTTCATTGCGGTTATTCTCTTGTATAAAAGTGGGATTTCACTCTACTGCTGCAAGGTGCAAGACAACATGAATTATTTTGTGGGCCAACAAATGTAAAATAAAATTAGCCATCTTTTATCAATTCAAACTTTATATATGAGCAGTTTTCTAAAGACTATGCTTGTTGACGATCCAAATGATATAATATGGAACAAATATTTTGATTCATAGGAATGACATTTTAAAATAAGGCATTATTTATCATTTTGTTATAATTCTTCAATATAAATGCAGCAATCTCGGTCTATCTagttctttaaaaatcatataattcaTAAATTATCAAGGTTgacaattttaattttatgcacTAAAGGTCCGGCTGCGCTGACTTGATTTATGCCAAAAAAAACGTACATAAAATATGTGGGCTCTGACTTGTATTGtagttaataataataatatgttgtgaaaaagtaaacatttatggtaaaaagtaaaaatctcaaactctcaaaatttaccaaactacacactatATAAtgtttttctctctactcaattgtgaatttcttcacaaatggtgaGGCTATTTATAGaacttctttacaaataatccaaaattaaaatgcatcattacctacatcatcacacactaattttcaatattcacaactcttattttcaacattcaaatattcaatacacacattttaaatattatttttctacactcccccttgtgatgataaGCATAATGATTGTATTCATTACGTATCTTTATATTgactcgttaaaaaccttactaggaaaaatccattgggataaaaccatagtaagggaaaaagagtgcagtcacgtaaactctccttcatgttgacatgaacaattcttcacgaatttcgtagattgcgcatcccaatattatattgtgtattctgaatattgtcgtaggaagtgcctttgtgaagagatctgatgagttttcacttgattgaatgtgacgaacatcaatacatttattcttttcAAGCTCCTTTGTGTATGCAAAGAATTTAGGAGGAATATATTTAGtactgtcgctttttatgtatctttctttcatttgagcaacacatgcagcattatcttcatatagtatcacatgcttctcgtcgaatgataatccgcatgagatttggatatgttgggtcattgattttaaccacacacattcacgacttgcttcatgtagtgcaataatctcggcatgatttgatgaaattgttacgagcgtttgtttctgtgaacgccaagaaattgcaattcctccacgagtaaatacatatccattTTGGGAACGtgtcttgtgtggatcagataagtatccaacatcggcataaccaattatacttggattagcatattttgaatacaaaagtcccaagtctgtcgttcctcgtagataacagaatatatgtttaattctgttccagtgtctctttgttggatatgtgctaaatattgccaacaaatttacggcaaaagatatatcaggccttgtacaatttgtaagatacataagggcaccgatagcacttagatatggtacttctggaccaagaatatcttcatcatcttcacatggacagaatagatcattttctatgtttaatgatctaacatccattggagtacttaaaggatttgatttatccatattaaaacgtttaaggatcttttctgtataatttgtctggtgaacaaacattctacattctttttgttcaatttgtaaacccagacaatacttgatttttccaagatccttcatttcaaattcttccttcaaatatgacacaacttcttgaatttctttatttgttccaatgatgtttaaatcatcaacatatacagcaataattatgcatccggatgttgttttcttaataaaaacacaagggcatattgaattatttacatatccttttttcatcaagtgatcact
Coding sequences:
- the LOC140839002 gene encoding uncharacterized protein codes for the protein MIDAASGGALVNKTPQDARALISNMAANAQQFGTRQDNPPRQVNEVSVTPIDPKLDSLTSLLENLVVGQVQQAKACGTCALVGHSTDTCPTLQEDPTQQVNAIGGFPGQPQHRYDPYSNSYNPGWKDHPNFSYRNQGGQQGYPQQIFHKYPSPAQASNSSMSLDEIVKALAENTQKFQQETRASIQNLSTQVEQLATSIHKLEAKNLGNIPSQTVVIPRENVSAITLRNRKELDAQEIGVQASIKHKEENEIKVEDKIINQDDAPKGKFSPLIEYKPIPPFPLALNRKCESIKELNDTLCRGKVNIPSLDVIKPVPRCAKILKELCTTKKRHKLKGCKKEKIGEHVSVVIQKTIPIKCSDPGMFSIPCTIGDIRLEKAMLDLGASINVMPYSVYNYLELGPLTETGIVIQLADRSTVYPRGVIEDVLVKVENLVFPADFYVLDMENDDLNSQILLGRPFLKTSKSVINVNSGTITMEFDGEIAKFNIYDTMKHPLSEITINTLYIANHLSQENSKFVDKNDLDEIIERHVENSNTIFSLSASKISKITQKLPPDRPKHVLIKKGGNIQGIEISKKFKEHKHLLKFAMKKFKRNKVDKLTIYEPP